In one window of Reinekea forsetii DNA:
- a CDS encoding RidA family protein, with protein sequence MKKAVKTQLFASKAPLEWAVIANGQLSTAQIPIDSEGRVVAGGIEAQARQTMENFKHTIEAAELTMADVTQVLIYVTARDYLAPFNKVYAEYFEPPYPNRAAIIVAGLAREEMLCEVVAYAAVPQ encoded by the coding sequence ATGAAAAAAGCTGTCAAAACCCAGTTATTTGCCTCCAAAGCGCCGCTGGAGTGGGCTGTTATCGCCAATGGCCAATTATCGACTGCACAGATACCGATCGACTCAGAAGGCAGGGTAGTCGCAGGGGGCATTGAAGCTCAGGCGCGTCAAACGATGGAAAATTTTAAACACACGATCGAAGCCGCTGAATTGACCATGGCCGATGTCACTCAGGTGCTCATCTACGTCACCGCACGGGATTATTTGGCTCCGTTTAACAAGGTCTACGCCGAGTATTTCGAGCCCCCCTACCCCAACCGCGCAGCGATCATCGTAGCAGGCTTGGCGCGCGAAGAAATGTTGTGTGAGGTGGTCGCGTACGCGGCGGTGCCTCAGTAG
- a CDS encoding membrane dipeptidase has product MHSDLIVIDGLQYSNWDRTIFEQLHQGGVTMVHATIVYHEQIRETLLRIAEWNRHFEQSSDLIMPVKSAADIRLAKQLGKVGIMFGAQNCSPIEDDIGMVEVMRELNLMIMQLTYNNQSLLACGCYEAEDSGVTRFGRQVIKEMNRVGMIVDMSHSAERSTLEAIEISERPIVISHANPNTFHMAKRNKSDRVLKALGASGGLLGFSLYPFHLKNGSDCTLNEFCEMVADTAELMGVDHIGIGTDLCQEQPHSVLEWMRNGRWSKDTDYGEGSKANADWPKPLAWFRDSRDFPNITNGLLARGFSPPEVTKIMGQNWLNLLDDGLKAT; this is encoded by the coding sequence ATGCATTCTGATCTAATTGTCATTGACGGCCTGCAATACTCCAATTGGGACCGAACGATCTTTGAACAACTCCATCAAGGTGGGGTCACCATGGTCCATGCGACCATTGTGTACCATGAACAGATTCGTGAAACCCTGTTGCGAATTGCCGAATGGAATCGGCATTTCGAGCAGAGCAGTGATCTAATAATGCCGGTAAAAAGTGCTGCCGATATCCGCCTTGCTAAGCAGTTGGGCAAGGTCGGGATCATGTTCGGTGCGCAGAACTGTTCTCCGATTGAAGACGACATCGGGATGGTTGAGGTCATGCGCGAATTAAACCTCATGATCATGCAGCTGACCTATAACAACCAGAGCCTATTGGCCTGCGGCTGTTATGAAGCCGAAGACAGCGGCGTGACCCGTTTTGGCCGGCAGGTGATTAAGGAGATGAACCGAGTCGGCATGATTGTGGACATGAGTCACAGCGCTGAACGCAGTACCCTAGAGGCGATTGAAATTTCCGAGCGCCCCATCGTCATCTCTCACGCCAATCCGAACACCTTTCATATGGCCAAACGTAATAAGTCAGACCGAGTCCTTAAGGCACTGGGTGCCTCCGGCGGCTTGCTCGGCTTCAGTCTCTATCCGTTTCACCTAAAAAACGGCTCTGATTGCACGCTGAACGAGTTCTGCGAGATGGTGGCCGATACAGCAGAGTTGATGGGCGTTGACCATATTGGCATTGGCACCGATCTGTGCCAGGAGCAACCGCATTCAGTCCTAGAGTGGATGCGCAACGGCCGTTGGTCAAAGGATACCGATTACGGCGAAGGTTCTAAGGCCAATGCCGACTGGCCCAAACCATTGGCGTGGTTTCGCGACAGCCGGGATTTCCCCAACATCACCAACGGCTTGCTGGCACGAGGATTTAGCCCCCCAGAGGTTACAAAAATCATGGGCCAAAACTGGTTAAACCTGCTCGATGATGGGCTCAAGGCAACATAA
- a CDS encoding GNAT family N-acetyltransferase — translation MRIRVAVKKDVVKISNLVKSLSHFYLKDQKNELPEWFDKTLAQSEFLKRIEGSEYFNFVYENEGEIIGYIAMKGSSHLFHLFVSEKYQGKGLARELWGFASNVCVSNIYTLRSSLYAVPVYRKFGFIESGVAGEIDGIGFQPMELRV, via the coding sequence GTGCGTATTCGAGTCGCTGTAAAAAAAGATGTGGTAAAGATTAGCAATCTTGTTAAATCACTTTCCCATTTTTATTTAAAAGATCAAAAAAATGAGTTGCCCGAATGGTTCGATAAAACGCTTGCTCAGAGTGAGTTTTTAAAGCGTATTGAAGGTTCTGAATATTTCAATTTCGTTTATGAAAATGAAGGTGAAATAATTGGGTATATTGCAATGAAAGGGAGTAGTCATTTATTCCATCTTTTTGTCTCTGAGAAATACCAGGGCAAAGGCCTGGCAAGAGAACTTTGGGGGTTTGCAAGCAATGTATGTGTCTCTAATATTTATACGCTCAGATCATCATTGTACGCAGTTCCAGTATATAGAAAATTTGGTTTTATTGAGTCTGGTGTTGCGGGTGAAATAGATGGTATTGGGTTTCAACCTATGGAGTTACGAGTATAA
- a CDS encoding BCCT family transporter: protein MDSNSAANAEATMQNKKWLADVDMPVFLISGGALVLFALLTLYDIDMMSNWVNTSFAASTKLFGAYWQVLLLLTFVIGLFLAVSRTGRVVLGGLKTPEISTFKWISIVMCTLLAGGGVFWAAAEPLAHFTSPPPLFSDIAGNETGTAQAAYNALAQSFMHWGFLAWAILGSLTGIVFMYLHYEKGLPLKPRTLLYPVFGDRVMTGPLGTIVDSCCVLAVVAGTVGPIGFLGLQIGFGLEKLFGIPNTYITQVTILVGLVVIYTLSAVTGVTKGIQILSRFNVILAVALMAFILFFGPTAFIIDSFIQGFGIYLDKFIPMATFRASPGWLDWWTVFFWGWFLGYGPLMAMFVARISRGRTIREMVLLISVVAPVITCFWFTIVGGSGLAFELANPGVISEPFTGFNMPAALLAITEQLPMGFVISVLFLILTTIFVATTGDSMTYSVSMVMTGNDHPHPFVRVFWGVMMGLVAALLISIGAGGISALQSFIVVTAVPVSLVLLPSLWTAPMIARKMADDQGL, encoded by the coding sequence ATGGACAGTAATTCCGCGGCTAACGCCGAGGCAACGATGCAGAACAAAAAATGGCTGGCAGATGTCGATATGCCAGTATTCCTGATCAGTGGCGGTGCGTTAGTGCTGTTTGCTCTTTTAACTCTTTATGATATCGACATGATGTCCAATTGGGTTAATACCAGCTTTGCCGCTTCAACTAAGCTGTTCGGTGCCTACTGGCAGGTGTTGCTACTGCTGACATTTGTTATTGGTCTTTTCCTCGCCGTCAGCCGCACCGGCAGAGTTGTGCTGGGCGGTCTCAAGACGCCTGAGATTTCGACCTTCAAATGGATCTCTATCGTCATGTGCACCCTGCTTGCTGGCGGTGGTGTATTCTGGGCCGCAGCCGAGCCTTTGGCGCACTTCACCTCTCCGCCGCCATTGTTTTCGGATATAGCGGGCAATGAAACCGGAACCGCGCAAGCGGCCTACAATGCTCTGGCGCAAAGCTTTATGCATTGGGGCTTCTTGGCTTGGGCCATCCTTGGCAGCCTAACCGGCATCGTTTTCATGTACCTGCATTATGAAAAGGGCTTACCGCTCAAGCCGCGTACACTCCTCTATCCGGTGTTCGGTGATCGAGTGATGACCGGCCCGCTTGGAACCATTGTGGATTCTTGCTGTGTATTGGCCGTTGTCGCCGGTACCGTCGGCCCGATTGGTTTTCTCGGCCTGCAGATCGGCTTCGGTCTGGAAAAACTATTCGGCATCCCAAATACCTATATCACTCAGGTTACGATTCTAGTCGGACTGGTTGTTATCTATACTCTATCGGCCGTTACTGGCGTAACCAAGGGTATCCAGATACTCAGCCGATTTAACGTAATTCTTGCCGTAGCTCTGATGGCTTTCATCCTCTTTTTCGGCCCAACCGCCTTTATTATTGACAGCTTCATCCAAGGCTTTGGTATTTATCTAGACAAGTTCATACCGATGGCCACTTTCCGTGCAAGCCCAGGCTGGCTGGACTGGTGGACTGTGTTTTTCTGGGGCTGGTTCCTGGGCTACGGTCCATTGATGGCGATGTTTGTAGCGCGTATCTCTCGAGGCCGAACGATCCGTGAGATGGTCTTACTCATATCGGTTGTAGCACCGGTCATCACCTGCTTCTGGTTCACTATTGTGGGCGGTTCTGGTTTGGCCTTTGAATTGGCCAATCCGGGTGTTATATCGGAACCCTTTACCGGTTTTAATATGCCTGCGGCCCTATTGGCCATTACCGAACAGCTGCCAATGGGCTTCGTTATTTCGGTACTGTTCCTGATTCTGACCACCATCTTTGTCGCCACCACAGGTGACTCAATGACCTACTCGGTATCGATGGTGATGACCGGTAACGATCATCCTCACCCATTCGTGCGAGTTTTCTGGGGCGTGATGATGGGCTTGGTCGCAGCACTGTTGATCTCTATCGGTGCCGGCGGTATTTCAGCCCTGCAATCCTTCATCGTCGTCACCGCAGTACCGGTCTCATTGGTATTATTGCCGTCACTGTGGACTGCGCCCATGATTGCTCGAAAAATGGCCGATGACCAAGGCCTATAA